One window of the Salvia miltiorrhiza cultivar Shanhuang (shh) unplaced genomic scaffold, IMPLAD_Smil_shh original_scaffold_358, whole genome shotgun sequence genome contains the following:
- the LOC131004242 gene encoding ethylene-responsive transcription factor WIN1-like: MVEKRKFRGVRQRHWGSWVAEIRHPLLKRRVWLGTFETAEEAARAYDEAAVLMSGRNAKTNFPVAGNVEESSSEAPFSSIISEKLRKCCKSPSPSVTCLRLDNESSHIGVWQKRAGSDSDANWVMTIQLGNKDIINDDRSRGGAAAPEVLTAEFRDERDEEEKIALQMIEELMN; encoded by the exons ATGGTTGAGAAGAGAAAGTTCCGAGGGGTCCGACAGCGCCATTGGGGCTCTTGGGTGGCCGAGATCCGCCACCCACTACT GAAAAGGAGGGTGTGGCTGGGGACTTTTGAGACGGCGGAGGAGGCGGCGAGGGCGTACGACGAGGCGGCGGTGCTGATGAGCGGCAGAAACGCCAAAACAAACTTCCCGGTTGCGGGAAACGTCGAAGAAAGCAGCAGTGAGGCGCCGTTCTCATCCATTATCAGCGAGAAGCTTCGTAAATGCTGCAAATCGCCGTCGCCTTCCGTCACCTGCCTGAGGCTGGACAACGAGAGCTCCCACATCGGAGTCTGGCAGAAACGGGCCGGGTCGGATTCCGACGCCAACTGGGTCATGACCATTCAGCTCGGGAATAAGGATATCATCAATGATGACCGGAGCcgcggcggcgcggcggcgCCGGAAGTTTTGACGGCGGAGTTCAGAGACGAGAGGGATGAAGAGGAGAAGATTGCATTGCAAATGATTGAAgaacttatgaattaa